In Hymenobacter sublimis, a single genomic region encodes these proteins:
- a CDS encoding response regulator produces the protein MKNRILIVDDSFYMRTMLKNMLTDAGYEVVGEAANGQQALEMALATKPDLITLDVILPDNTGLDVLKGIRQEQPEVKVVMCSAVGQEVIVNEALESGATAYIVKPFSEEKVLEIVGSALQETDSEQE, from the coding sequence ATGAAAAACCGCATCCTCATCGTCGACGACTCTTTCTACATGCGCACGATGCTCAAGAACATGCTTACCGACGCCGGCTATGAGGTAGTGGGAGAAGCCGCAAATGGGCAGCAAGCACTGGAAATGGCGCTGGCAACGAAGCCTGACCTGATTACGCTCGACGTGATTCTGCCCGACAATACCGGCCTTGACGTGTTAAAGGGCATCCGCCAGGAGCAGCCTGAGGTAAAAGTAGTTATGTGCTCAGCAGTAGGCCAGGAGGTTATTGTAAACGAAGCACTGGAAAGCGGGGCTACCGCTTATATCGTTAAGCCTTTCTCGGAGGAGAAGGTGCTGGAAATTGTAGGAAGCGCCCTGCAGGAAACTGATTCTGAGCAAGAGTAG